From the Priestia koreensis genome, one window contains:
- the lepB gene encoding signal peptidase I — MKTNRKSEIWQWVKSIGIAVIVAFILRNYVFAPTIVNGVSMDPTLHTNERLILSKIGKPNRFDIVVFHAPDGRDYIKRVIGFPGETVEIKNDVLFINGESYKESYLKEGKKSFAMKYGKGRRFTEDCPKIKVPKGDLFVLGDNRPVSEDSRSIGPISQSKIIGKATLSIWPLKDAGLVGE; from the coding sequence ATGAAAACAAATAGGAAATCTGAAATATGGCAATGGGTGAAAAGTATCGGTATAGCTGTAATAGTTGCTTTTATTCTTAGAAACTATGTGTTTGCTCCCACTATCGTCAATGGAGTATCGATGGACCCCACTTTACATACTAACGAAAGATTAATTCTTTCGAAAATAGGTAAACCCAATAGATTTGACATCGTCGTTTTTCATGCCCCAGATGGCAGAGATTATATAAAAAGAGTGATAGGATTTCCAGGAGAAACGGTTGAAATCAAGAATGATGTCTTGTTCATAAACGGTGAGTCGTATAAAGAATCCTATCTGAAAGAAGGCAAAAAGTCATTTGCAATGAAATATGGGAAAGGACGTAGGTTTACAGAAGATTGCCCTAAAATTAAAGTGCCAAAGGGAGATTTATTCGTATTAGGTGATAACCGTCCCGTTAGCGAAGATAGTCGATCAATTGGACCGATCTCTCAAAGTAAGATAATAGGAAAAGCCACATTATCCATCTGGCCTTTAAAGGATGCTGGACTTGTAGGTGAATAA
- a CDS encoding IucA/IucC family protein, whose translation MNIQRAANHVTIQNLINCYIRETGKGQFIHREVLPIEQQSHIKTALLYKVTLANTILMFPVTYRSMTGRHLFGPSCFYQCENHFYPLDYLTLLSLLKEELQDRGMDELYLRVILSYQNIYTFLTKRSSHLEIYYKRNKTFIEAEQSLLIGHQMHPTPKSRQGISLEEEEVFAPELQGRFALHYFYIHQQYIEERSAYSQSAVQLIKKEVRFDPEVSESFKEAYCQEDDYALIPMHPLQARHLLGQKEVTDLIHSGVLTYLGEVGTRYAATSSVRTVYREDAKYMYKFSIPVKITNSVRVNKRKELERGVEVSQLLQSELGDDLKRMYPSFSVINDPAYINIPLGNGESGFEVMIRENPFRNGYEHDVFLIAGLCQDHIEGKKATLTKIIEHIASQECISVQKASKKWFVAYLQHFLYPLVWLYTKYGIALEAHQQNSVVKLNDQGYPRFVYYRDNQGYYFMESKAESLQGLLPSLNKHSDTICQDDVAKERFIYYVFFNHLYGLINAFGTQGLCGEEELLTILKQDCQTLMLWEDHTELMKTILTSSSLACKANLLTRVHDMDELVGDMATQSVYVKTNNPIGEGERKHATTS comes from the coding sequence TTGAATATTCAGCGAGCAGCTAATCATGTTACTATTCAAAATCTTATTAATTGTTATATACGTGAAACAGGAAAGGGGCAATTTATCCATCGAGAAGTATTGCCAATTGAACAACAGTCGCATATTAAGACGGCGTTACTTTATAAAGTCACATTAGCAAATACTATTCTGATGTTCCCTGTCACGTACCGTTCTATGACAGGCCGACACTTATTTGGACCATCCTGCTTTTATCAGTGCGAAAATCATTTTTATCCGCTTGATTATTTAACACTTCTCTCTCTCTTAAAAGAAGAGTTGCAAGACAGAGGGATGGATGAGCTATATTTACGTGTCATATTAAGCTATCAAAATATTTATACGTTTTTAACGAAGCGCTCTAGCCATCTGGAGATTTACTACAAGCGAAACAAAACCTTTATTGAGGCAGAGCAGTCTCTTCTAATTGGCCATCAAATGCATCCAACGCCTAAAAGTCGACAGGGAATTAGCCTAGAAGAAGAAGAGGTGTTTGCACCTGAGTTACAAGGTCGTTTTGCCCTGCACTACTTTTATATCCATCAGCAGTATATAGAAGAACGATCAGCCTATTCACAATCTGCTGTTCAGTTAATTAAAAAAGAGGTGAGGTTTGATCCAGAGGTATCAGAATCATTTAAAGAAGCATACTGCCAGGAAGATGACTATGCGCTCATCCCTATGCATCCTCTACAGGCAAGACATTTACTAGGGCAGAAGGAGGTAACAGACCTCATCCATTCGGGTGTTCTTACATATCTAGGTGAAGTTGGAACGCGCTATGCTGCAACGTCTTCTGTGCGCACCGTCTATCGTGAAGATGCAAAGTATATGTACAAGTTTTCAATACCCGTAAAAATTACGAACTCGGTGAGAGTAAATAAGCGGAAAGAATTAGAAAGGGGCGTAGAGGTGAGTCAGCTTCTACAGAGCGAGTTAGGCGACGACTTGAAGCGTATGTATCCAAGTTTTTCGGTTATTAACGATCCGGCATACATCAACATCCCGCTTGGAAACGGTGAATCAGGATTTGAGGTCATGATTCGAGAAAATCCATTTCGAAACGGGTACGAACACGATGTATTTCTAATCGCTGGTTTATGTCAGGATCATATCGAAGGTAAAAAGGCGACGCTTACAAAAATCATCGAGCATATCGCTTCCCAAGAATGCATTTCTGTCCAAAAAGCGAGTAAAAAGTGGTTTGTTGCTTACCTGCAGCATTTCCTCTATCCGCTCGTTTGGCTGTACACGAAATATGGAATTGCTCTAGAAGCTCATCAGCAAAACAGCGTAGTAAAGCTGAATGATCAAGGATATCCGCGTTTCGTTTATTACCGTGATAATCAAGGCTATTACTTTATGGAGTCAAAAGCAGAGTCTCTTCAAGGGCTACTACCTTCTCTTAATAAGCATAGTGACACGATTTGTCAGGATGATGTGGCGAAAGAGCGTTTTATTTACTACGTTTTCTTTAATCACTTATATGGGCTTATTAATGCTTTTGGTACACAGGGGTTGTGCGGAGAGGAAGAACTGTTGACGATTTTAAAGCAAGATTGTCAAACACTTATGCTGTGGGAAGATCATACCGAATTAATGAAAACGATTCTAACTTCGTCTTCTCTAGCTTGCAAAGCAAACTTATTAACACGTGTGCATGACATGGATGAACTTGTCGGAGATATGGCGACGCAATCTGTCTATGTGAAAACGAATAATCCAATTGGAGAAGGTGAGCGTAAGCATGCAACAACATCTTGA
- a CDS encoding cold-shock protein, giving the protein MTQGTVKWFNAEKGFGFIEVEGGDDVFVHFSAIQGDGYKSLDEGQKVTFDVEQGQRGAQAANVQKA; this is encoded by the coding sequence ATGACACAAGGTACAGTAAAATGGTTTAATGCAGAAAAAGGATTCGGTTTTATCGAAGTTGAAGGCGGAGACGATGTATTCGTTCATTTCAGTGCTATTCAAGGTGACGGTTATAAATCATTAGACGAAGGTCAAAAAGTGACGTTTGATGTTGAGCAAGGTCAACGCGGAGCACAAGCTGCTAACGTTCAAAAAGCATAA
- a CDS encoding pyridoxal phosphate-dependent decarboxylase family protein, with protein MGTTFKNWFIRADDVSTYEEYMKRAVEVVQETISQADGPYHTVQSEKLFQYINGMVEFPEHPISMHSVLEEVQEVVLKHSLNVSDPRAMAHLHCPPILPSLAAEVFISAFNQSMDSWDQSPSATYVEEGIIGFLRSRIGYTENGDGTFTSGGTQSNYMALLLARNWACKKYFSTDVSTEGLPYEASKLRMICSKDAHFTVQKSAAQLGLGTKAVVPVETNTEHQLDMYELGRVYEELIEQGLIPFALVATAGTTDFGAIDPISELAEFSDDHELWLHVDAAYGGAMLFSHVHSHLLEGLERADSITIDFHKQFYQTISCGALFVQNKRVFESIQYHADYLNRKEDRENGMINLVDKSIQTTRRFDALKLYMTFKMMGLEAFGDMLDYTINLAVKTANLIEKEAQLLLVNRPTLNAIVFRYEADELSAEQGDVINELLQEQLYHGGELILAKTKYNGKTHLKMTMLNPLITIEQMRVHIQHIIRAGSEIKKGMKELEYSASS; from the coding sequence ATGGGCACGACGTTTAAGAATTGGTTCATTAGAGCGGATGATGTATCAACATATGAAGAATACATGAAGAGAGCAGTTGAGGTTGTTCAAGAAACAATTTCTCAAGCCGATGGTCCTTATCATACCGTTCAATCGGAGAAACTTTTTCAATATATAAACGGAATGGTCGAGTTTCCCGAACATCCCATCAGCATGCATAGTGTGTTGGAAGAAGTGCAAGAAGTGGTGCTTAAGCATTCCCTGAATGTATCAGACCCAAGAGCAATGGCTCATTTGCACTGTCCACCCATATTACCAAGCTTAGCAGCCGAAGTATTCATCAGCGCCTTTAATCAGTCCATGGATTCATGGGATCAAAGTCCGTCTGCCACCTATGTAGAAGAAGGGATTATTGGATTTCTGAGGAGCCGAATTGGATACACAGAAAACGGAGATGGAACCTTTACAAGCGGTGGAACACAGTCCAACTATATGGCTCTCCTTCTTGCGAGAAACTGGGCATGTAAGAAGTATTTTTCGACCGATGTGTCAACAGAAGGCCTACCCTATGAAGCATCAAAACTTCGTATGATTTGCTCCAAAGATGCCCATTTTACGGTTCAGAAATCTGCCGCCCAGCTTGGACTAGGAACAAAAGCGGTTGTTCCGGTTGAGACGAATACGGAACATCAGCTAGATATGTATGAGCTAGGTCGGGTCTACGAGGAGTTAATTGAACAGGGATTGATTCCGTTTGCGCTCGTTGCCACCGCAGGAACGACGGACTTTGGCGCCATTGACCCTATTTCAGAGCTCGCAGAATTTTCGGATGATCATGAGTTATGGCTCCACGTAGATGCTGCCTATGGAGGTGCAATGCTTTTCTCACACGTACATTCCCATTTGCTAGAAGGATTAGAAAGAGCTGATTCAATTACGATTGATTTTCATAAGCAGTTTTACCAAACGATTAGCTGTGGTGCTCTATTTGTTCAAAATAAACGCGTGTTTGAGTCCATTCAATATCACGCCGATTATTTGAACCGAAAAGAAGACCGGGAGAACGGTATGATCAATCTCGTAGATAAAAGTATTCAAACGACACGGCGTTTTGACGCGTTAAAGCTTTACATGACGTTTAAAATGATGGGCTTAGAAGCGTTTGGCGATATGCTCGATTATACAATCAATCTTGCTGTTAAAACGGCGAACTTAATCGAAAAGGAGGCTCAGCTATTGCTCGTAAATCGACCCACACTAAATGCCATCGTATTCCGCTACGAAGCTGATGAATTATCAGCGGAACAAGGAGACGTTATTAATGAGCTGCTGCAGGAACAACTCTATCACGGCGGAGAGCTAATTTTGGCAAAAACGAAGTATAACGGAAAAACGCATTTGAAAATGACGATGCTAAATCCCCTTATTACGATTGAACAAATGAGAGTTCATATTCAACACATCATACGAGCAGGAAGTGAAATAAAGAAAGGAATGAAAGAACTTGAATATTCAGCGAGCAGCTAA
- a CDS encoding VOC family protein: MIKGLYEAHLPVSNLENSIKFYQNLDLEIAYQSKRAAFFWLEKGKSWLGLWEAKQVEIPYHPSIRHVAFQIDLEDMVSAKAWLHNKGIQIRTSFGLSEEHQPLVLDNNPQAHAAIYFNDPDGNSLELITPLRLDFEQSFGEISLEEWYRRNAALS; the protein is encoded by the coding sequence ATGATAAAAGGTCTTTATGAGGCACATTTACCTGTAAGTAATCTTGAAAACTCCATAAAGTTTTATCAAAATTTAGATCTAGAAATTGCCTATCAAAGTAAGAGAGCCGCTTTCTTCTGGCTTGAGAAAGGGAAAAGTTGGCTCGGTTTGTGGGAAGCAAAACAAGTAGAGATTCCGTACCACCCTTCAATACGACATGTAGCTTTCCAAATCGATTTAGAAGATATGGTATCCGCAAAAGCTTGGTTGCATAACAAAGGAATACAGATTCGTACATCATTTGGCTTAAGCGAAGAACACCAACCATTAGTTCTTGATAATAATCCACAAGCTCACGCAGCTATTTATTTTAATGACCCAGATGGAAATTCTCTTGAATTAATAACTCCTTTAAGACTAGATTTTGAGCAGTCCTTCGGGGAGATCTCATTAGAGGAATGGTATAGACGAAATGCTGCTCTCAGCTAA
- a CDS encoding MFS transporter, translating into MQIKGFVYSAIFLSLLSEMLLSPYYPQFFTGYFGVDGVEKTAVFIAVCRLIVMLITPVWGALLKKRYLKGIIATALLMTAILKWGLGGASTYQEFAGISFLLLLFQSAIYLLYPYLVSCLQHDQEKTVASSSYLFIFHGALIFASIAGGSIISFHNPLLIYRIFGLADLVLLIWFLTIRMAEPQTTRNKAVRRFMPKKNILTFLCLMIFFYGGHHFIRPYFTFYTEHNLTNDTQWTAILYAIPSMVAILLTIIIPKDWLRRHAWVLLIIATACGGVLLIIQSLTASLFLFFVCRFIYGVCLYIGFIGVDIWIFKLADQSHLPFYYSLLTVVQNITLLVSPISAGKLVALAGEGAPFGVAGCLLVMTAIGMFLPILNQLEGGKQHENVYK; encoded by the coding sequence ATGCAAATAAAGGGATTCGTTTATAGTGCGATCTTTTTAAGCCTACTATCTGAGATGCTTTTGTCTCCTTACTACCCACAATTTTTTACTGGCTATTTCGGTGTGGATGGAGTTGAGAAGACCGCCGTCTTTATTGCAGTATGTAGGCTGATTGTGATGTTGATTACGCCAGTGTGGGGAGCATTATTGAAGAAGCGCTATCTAAAAGGAATAATCGCCACTGCGCTTTTGATGACGGCTATTTTGAAATGGGGATTAGGAGGAGCTTCTACGTACCAAGAGTTTGCTGGAATCTCGTTTCTTCTTTTACTTTTTCAAAGTGCCATCTACTTGCTATATCCCTATCTTGTTTCGTGCTTACAGCATGATCAAGAGAAAACGGTCGCGAGTTCTAGCTATCTATTTATTTTTCACGGGGCACTAATTTTCGCGAGTATAGCAGGTGGCAGCATCATTTCCTTTCACAATCCTTTGCTTATATATCGTATCTTCGGCCTTGCTGATCTCGTTCTCCTCATCTGGTTTTTAACTATTAGAATGGCAGAGCCGCAAACTACGAGGAACAAAGCAGTACGTAGGTTTATGCCGAAAAAGAACATCCTAACTTTTTTATGTCTCATGATTTTCTTTTACGGCGGCCATCATTTTATTCGCCCGTATTTCACTTTTTACACGGAACATAATCTAACTAATGATACACAGTGGACGGCTATTTTGTACGCCATTCCAAGCATGGTTGCAATTTTATTAACAATTATCATACCAAAAGACTGGCTAAGAAGGCACGCATGGGTTTTGCTCATTATCGCCACAGCGTGTGGGGGCGTTCTCCTCATTATTCAATCATTGACGGCTTCGCTCTTCCTGTTTTTCGTCTGCCGATTCATATACGGTGTGTGTCTCTACATTGGATTCATTGGCGTCGACATATGGATATTTAAGCTAGCAGATCAAAGTCATTTACCATTTTATTATAGTCTGCTAACAGTGGTACAAAATATAACGCTTCTCGTTAGCCCTATTAGTGCAGGGAAATTAGTAGCGCTAGCAGGGGAAGGTGCCCCCTTTGGAGTAGCTGGTTGTCTTCTTGTTATGACGGCAATAGGGATGTTCTTACCAATACTTAATCAATTAGAAGGAGGAAAACAGCATGAAAATGTTTACAAATAA
- a CDS encoding lysine N(6)-hydroxylase/L-ornithine N(5)-oxygenase family protein translates to MEQHECLDVIGIGIGPFNLGMAALLEKTDVQALFFERKEQFDWHPGMMLDGTTLQVPFMADLVTMVDPKSPYSFLNYLHEHNRLYSFYFLESFHIPRAEYNHYCQWVSKQLRNLVFQTEVEQIDKIDNEKRSYYAVKVKEKQQRRTYYAKQLIVGTGTKPYVPEAVRSCLDDKVYHSSRYKMMREETKKARSITVIGSGQSAAEIFYDLLDDQENHSYELSWYTRSTGFYPMEYSKLGLEHFSPDYTRYFYQLPEQQKAKTLKNQALLYKGISFDTIAAIYDKLYERTIGGATAPVHMQALTEVQEIERTREGVAITLHQQEQGHTVTAESDVVIFATGYHPYVPACLDGLLLDLEWTAGGQLAITEDYRIKGSGDHAIFVQNGELHTHGVGAPDLGLGAFRNAVIINQLAGKDVYRVDHQTVFQKFGTNLPVLCK, encoded by the coding sequence ATGGAACAGCATGAATGTTTAGACGTCATTGGGATTGGAATTGGTCCATTTAATTTAGGAATGGCGGCTTTATTAGAAAAAACGGACGTTCAGGCACTCTTTTTTGAGCGTAAGGAACAGTTTGATTGGCATCCAGGTATGATGCTTGACGGAACGACATTACAAGTTCCATTCATGGCGGATCTCGTCACGATGGTCGATCCTAAAAGTCCCTATAGCTTTCTGAACTATCTGCACGAGCACAATAGGCTCTATTCCTTTTATTTTCTAGAATCATTTCATATTCCTAGAGCAGAGTATAACCATTATTGCCAGTGGGTGAGTAAACAGCTACGAAACCTTGTTTTCCAAACAGAAGTGGAGCAAATTGACAAAATTGACAATGAAAAACGTTCCTATTATGCAGTAAAAGTAAAGGAAAAGCAGCAGCGCCGAACCTATTATGCCAAGCAACTCATTGTAGGAACAGGAACAAAACCTTATGTACCAGAAGCTGTTCGCTCATGTTTAGATGACAAGGTTTATCATTCCTCTCGCTATAAAATGATGCGAGAGGAAACGAAAAAGGCGAGGAGTATTACGGTTATTGGATCAGGACAAAGTGCAGCCGAAATCTTTTATGACTTACTTGATGATCAAGAGAACCATTCCTATGAGCTGTCGTGGTATACGCGGTCAACTGGATTTTACCCAATGGAATATTCAAAGCTGGGGCTAGAGCATTTTTCACCAGACTATACGCGTTATTTTTATCAATTACCTGAACAACAGAAGGCAAAAACGTTAAAGAACCAAGCCTTACTCTATAAAGGAATTAGCTTTGATACGATTGCGGCCATTTATGACAAATTGTATGAACGAACGATAGGAGGGGCAACAGCACCCGTTCATATGCAGGCATTAACAGAAGTTCAGGAGATTGAGAGAACAAGAGAAGGTGTCGCCATTACGTTACATCAGCAGGAACAGGGACATACGGTAACAGCTGAAAGCGATGTGGTGATCTTTGCAACAGGGTATCATCCATATGTGCCAGCTTGCCTAGATGGGTTACTCCTCGATTTAGAGTGGACTGCAGGCGGACAGCTCGCAATCACCGAGGATTATCGTATAAAAGGTAGCGGAGATCATGCCATTTTCGTTCAAAATGGTGAACTTCATACACATGGTGTCGGAGCACCTGATTTAGGATTAGGCGCATTCCGAAATGCGGTCATCATTAATCAATTAGCAGGGAAAGACGTATATCGTGTGGATCATCAAACGGTGTTTCAGAAATTCGGAACGAATCTACCTGTTTTATGCAAATAA
- a CDS encoding GNAT family N-acetyltransferase, whose protein sequence is MQQHLETTSFFRTIGDAFVSFRSVAFHDDAQTLHRWMNEAHVYPFWHLNVPLESYEQHLQRMLSDSHQQLWIGSVDSNEISYFESYWVKGDVVENVYEAHPYDQGVHLLIGPPDALGRGHIYPLLFTMLKQQFRVVETEKIIAEPDIRNEKMIHVFEKCGFQPVKEVELPDKKALLMFCRRDTFERRWNEWNSMNV, encoded by the coding sequence ATGCAACAACATCTTGAGACAACTAGCTTTTTTCGAACGATTGGTGATGCGTTTGTTTCCTTTCGATCTGTAGCGTTCCACGATGATGCACAAACGCTACATCGCTGGATGAACGAAGCGCATGTTTATCCCTTTTGGCATTTAAATGTACCGCTTGAATCGTATGAACAGCACTTGCAACGTATGCTAAGTGATTCGCACCAACAGCTTTGGATTGGTAGCGTCGATTCAAATGAAATAAGCTATTTTGAATCGTACTGGGTAAAAGGAGACGTGGTGGAGAATGTTTATGAAGCTCATCCTTATGATCAAGGTGTTCATCTTCTGATTGGTCCTCCTGATGCGTTAGGGAGAGGACACATTTATCCGCTTCTCTTCACCATGCTGAAACAACAGTTTAGGGTAGTTGAAACAGAAAAAATCATTGCGGAACCAGATATTCGCAACGAGAAAATGATTCATGTATTTGAAAAGTGCGGATTTCAACCTGTAAAAGAGGTAGAACTTCCTGATAAAAAGGCGCTGTTAATGTTTTGTAGGCGCGATACGTTTGAAAGAAGGTGGAACGAATGGAACAGCATGAATGTTTAG
- a CDS encoding aspartate aminotransferase family protein, with protein MITQEVKTNEQLLHQQMERESNARSYPRRLPIAIKEAKGIYIKDMDDRTYIDCLAGAGTLALGHNHEVIHEAIQDVLKHNIPLHTLDLTTPLKEAFVDELFSILPPSFAKRAKVQFCGPTGGDAIEAALKLVKTATGNRPILSFHGGYHGSTHGTLSISGTTAPKQRIHGLLADTHFLPYPYAYRCPFGIGEKGHEISSQYIENILDDPESGIVKPAAIILEVVQGEGGSIPAPIEWLKEMRRITKEREIPLIIDEVQTGIGRTGRMLAFEHAEIEPDVLVLSKAIGGSLPLSVVVYDRKLDQWEPGAHIGTFRGNQLAMATGKATLQYIKQHGLVEKAEFLGKYAMTGLRAIQEESETIGEVRGRGLMIGIEIVDKTKSPNGIGSYPAYPEMAKRIQQECLKQGLILEVGGRFGSVVRFLPPLIITEEQLDSVLVKFRAAVHIAEKEMGEGA; from the coding sequence ATGATTACACAAGAAGTAAAAACGAATGAACAATTATTGCATCAACAAATGGAGCGAGAATCCAATGCACGTTCGTATCCGCGCCGACTTCCCATTGCGATTAAAGAGGCTAAAGGGATTTACATAAAAGATATGGATGACCGTACATATATTGATTGTTTAGCAGGGGCAGGTACACTGGCACTTGGACACAATCACGAGGTCATTCACGAGGCAATTCAAGATGTATTAAAGCATAATATTCCGTTACATACATTAGACTTAACCACACCGCTCAAAGAGGCGTTCGTTGACGAGTTGTTTTCGATTTTACCCCCATCATTTGCTAAGCGGGCAAAAGTGCAGTTTTGTGGTCCAACAGGTGGAGATGCAATTGAAGCAGCGTTAAAGCTAGTAAAAACAGCAACCGGTAATCGACCAATTTTATCCTTTCACGGAGGTTATCACGGATCGACGCACGGAACGCTTAGCATTAGTGGAACGACAGCTCCGAAGCAACGAATTCACGGACTTTTAGCAGATACTCATTTTCTTCCGTATCCTTATGCCTACCGTTGTCCGTTTGGTATCGGAGAAAAAGGTCATGAGATTAGTAGTCAGTATATTGAAAATATTTTAGATGATCCTGAAAGCGGGATTGTAAAGCCAGCTGCCATCATCTTAGAAGTAGTCCAAGGAGAGGGAGGTTCAATTCCAGCGCCGATTGAATGGCTAAAAGAAATGAGACGCATCACGAAAGAGCGAGAGATTCCGCTCATCATTGATGAGGTGCAAACAGGAATAGGTCGAACAGGAAGAATGCTTGCATTTGAACATGCAGAAATTGAGCCTGATGTTTTAGTTCTCTCAAAAGCTATTGGCGGGAGTCTTCCTCTATCCGTTGTCGTATATGACCGAAAACTGGATCAATGGGAACCAGGAGCCCACATTGGAACGTTCCGTGGAAATCAGCTTGCGATGGCCACAGGAAAGGCAACGCTTCAATATATAAAGCAGCACGGACTTGTTGAAAAGGCCGAATTCCTTGGGAAATATGCTATGACCGGTTTACGTGCTATTCAAGAAGAGAGCGAGACAATTGGTGAGGTAAGAGGCCGGGGCTTAATGATTGGGATTGAAATTGTGGATAAAACCAAATCACCAAATGGGATCGGCAGCTATCCTGCGTATCCAGAAATGGCTAAGCGTATTCAGCAGGAATGCTTGAAGCAAGGACTTATTTTAGAAGTTGGGGGACGATTTGGTTCTGTCGTTCGTTTCTTGCCACCGCTTATTATCACGGAAGAACAACTTGATTCCGTATTAGTAAAATTCCGTGCAGCGGTTCATATCGCTGAAAAAGAGATGGGGGAAGGAGCATAA
- a CDS encoding IucA/IucC family protein, which yields MKMFTNKAWNDVNQRLTEKMLQEFMYEDMIRATELEKEGEVYTFFWDDENGRTYQFKGKKRLFDRYTILPGTIKLTGEKVNNSLAITLLSSVHQSLGMNPTTTGHLIKEYLHTLTADMHLAANQKSNDELLHMSYEELEGEMTGHPWITYNKGRIGFSYEDYIKYAPEQKNEVKLHWIAVHKDIASFHAVPPLNHETVVKGELGINRYEQFQQLLKERSLISAEYYLMPVHEWQWKSMIVPLYIEAVANDQIVMLGEGEDYYLPQQSIRTFVNTSHKEKYHVKVPMSILNTLVYRGLPSERTIIAPEVTQFIKGIWEQDAFLREECRVGLLGEVATLNVDQPAFTHIRNVPYQYLEMLGVVFRESIYTQLEKGEKAITLAALLHRDVHNEPFVLRLIERSGLTTEEWIGALHHAVLPPLLHFLYQYGTVFSPHGQNTVLVLKDHKPVRIIMKDFVDDVNVSDQLLPELERLPQKLKHVLRSEAPEGLTQFILTGLFICHYCYLASMLAEEGFSEQSFWAKARQEILTYQNRFPHLEERFKLFDMLRPTFTKLCLNRNRMVDYGYNDDHDRPHASEYGVVQNALSDETLVQC from the coding sequence ATGAAAATGTTTACAAATAAAGCGTGGAATGACGTTAATCAGCGTCTAACCGAAAAGATGCTTCAAGAATTTATGTATGAAGATATGATTCGAGCAACGGAACTAGAAAAGGAAGGAGAGGTGTATACCTTTTTCTGGGATGATGAAAATGGGCGAACGTATCAGTTCAAAGGAAAAAAGCGTTTATTTGATCGGTATACCATTTTACCGGGCACGATTAAACTCACAGGCGAAAAGGTCAATAATTCACTCGCCATTACTTTGCTAAGCAGTGTACATCAATCTCTAGGCATGAACCCAACAACAACGGGTCACCTCATAAAGGAATACTTACATACGCTCACAGCTGATATGCATCTTGCAGCGAATCAAAAGAGTAATGATGAATTACTTCATATGAGTTATGAAGAACTAGAAGGGGAAATGACGGGTCATCCTTGGATTACTTACAATAAAGGGCGAATTGGCTTTAGTTACGAAGATTATATTAAATACGCGCCTGAGCAAAAAAACGAAGTAAAGCTTCACTGGATTGCGGTTCATAAAGATATTGCCTCTTTTCATGCTGTTCCACCTTTGAATCATGAAACAGTGGTGAAGGGAGAGCTTGGGATCAATCGGTATGAACAGTTTCAGCAGTTATTAAAAGAGCGGAGCCTGATCAGCGCTGAGTATTACTTGATGCCTGTTCACGAATGGCAGTGGAAATCGATGATTGTGCCGCTTTATATTGAAGCCGTTGCGAACGATCAAATTGTCATGCTTGGAGAGGGAGAAGACTACTACCTTCCGCAGCAGTCCATCCGTACGTTTGTGAATACGAGTCATAAGGAGAAGTATCATGTCAAAGTTCCAATGAGTATTTTAAATACGCTTGTTTACAGAGGTCTTCCGAGTGAGCGAACGATAATCGCTCCAGAAGTTACCCAGTTTATTAAAGGAATTTGGGAGCAGGATGCGTTTCTTAGAGAAGAATGTAGAGTGGGGCTGCTTGGGGAAGTGGCTACGCTGAACGTTGATCAGCCTGCATTTACACATATACGAAACGTCCCTTATCAATACTTAGAAATGCTTGGCGTCGTATTTCGAGAAAGTATTTATACACAGCTAGAAAAAGGAGAAAAGGCGATTACCCTCGCCGCTCTTTTACATCGTGACGTACATAACGAACCATTCGTTTTGCGTCTAATTGAGCGCTCAGGTCTAACAACAGAGGAATGGATTGGCGCGTTACACCATGCTGTACTGCCGCCGCTTCTTCATTTCTTATATCAATACGGAACCGTTTTTTCGCCACATGGTCAAAATACCGTGCTCGTCCTAAAAGATCATAAACCAGTAAGAATTATTATGAAAGACTTTGTGGATGATGTAAATGTGAGTGATCAGCTCCTTCCTGAGCTAGAACGTCTGCCGCAAAAACTCAAACACGTATTGCGAAGTGAGGCACCAGAAGGGCTAACGCAATTTATTTTAACAGGCCTCTTTATTTGCCATTATTGCTATTTAGCAAGCATGTTAGCTGAAGAAGGTTTTAGTGAACAAAGTTTCTGGGCGAAAGCAAGACAGGAAATTCTAACGTATCAAAACCGCTTTCCTCATCTCGAAGAGCGATTTAAACTGTTTGATATGCTTCGTCCTACGTTTACAAAGCTGTGTTTAAATCGAAATCGAATGGTTGATTATGGCTATAACGATGATCACGATCGCCCTCATGCCAGTGAGTACGGCGTTGTTCAAAATGCATTAAGCGATGAAACATTGGTACAGTGCTGA